In the genome of Flaviflexus ciconiae, one region contains:
- a CDS encoding mannitol dehydrogenase family protein yields MSTQLTRSTHGRPAAPVRILHVGLGNFMRAHQAWYTEKASNADEWGIAAFTGRRPLMAELLAPQDGLYTLITKEAAGNSYEVISSIVAVHPASDFASFIGYFESSDLSIVTSTVTEVGYCRRPDGSLDLEDARVAADLEALKELVGKEMELGSAELSTAPAKILAGLLARRAAGVGPLTILPCDNLPDNGSAFARVVADAAREVDPSIVQWMVENVSWATCMVDRITPATSDADRDECEKVQGYADASPVPTEPFSEWVISGDFPAGRPDWEVAGAQIVEDVEPYEQRKLWMLNGSHSLMAYAAPIFGHATVADAIGDQVVRGWVQKWWEEAGSGLQVEWEDYAAALLARYENPNIRHLLAQIAHDGSQKIPVRIAPTLINQRTQGKLPVSAVKAVAAWMLHLQGYGAPVVDKSADKVASQLNDNATKNAEVVLNYVAPELSGDAELVTAIADAAEEILSFVKE; encoded by the coding sequence ATGAGCACGCAACTGACCCGTTCCACCCACGGTAGGCCAGCCGCACCCGTGCGGATTCTCCACGTGGGGCTGGGCAACTTCATGAGAGCCCACCAGGCCTGGTACACGGAAAAAGCCAGTAACGCCGACGAGTGGGGAATTGCAGCTTTCACGGGCCGCAGGCCTCTGATGGCGGAGCTGCTGGCGCCCCAGGATGGTCTTTACACTCTGATCACCAAGGAGGCAGCCGGTAACTCCTACGAGGTCATCTCGTCAATCGTTGCCGTCCATCCCGCCTCCGACTTCGCTTCCTTCATTGGCTACTTTGAGTCCTCGGACCTGTCGATCGTCACCTCAACGGTGACCGAGGTCGGCTACTGCCGCCGCCCCGACGGCTCCCTGGATCTGGAGGACGCAAGGGTGGCAGCCGACCTGGAGGCACTCAAGGAACTTGTCGGTAAAGAAATGGAGCTGGGCTCTGCCGAGCTCTCCACGGCGCCCGCGAAGATCCTTGCCGGTCTTCTTGCCCGTCGGGCCGCCGGGGTTGGACCGCTCACGATCCTGCCGTGCGACAACCTGCCGGACAACGGTTCAGCATTCGCACGCGTTGTGGCCGATGCTGCCCGCGAGGTCGATCCCAGCATTGTGCAGTGGATGGTTGAGAACGTCTCCTGGGCCACGTGCATGGTTGACCGCATTACCCCCGCAACTTCCGATGCGGATCGAGACGAGTGCGAGAAGGTGCAGGGCTACGCCGATGCCTCACCGGTTCCGACCGAGCCCTTTAGCGAATGGGTTATCTCGGGCGACTTTCCCGCGGGCCGCCCCGACTGGGAAGTCGCCGGCGCTCAGATCGTTGAGGATGTCGAGCCCTACGAGCAGCGCAAGCTGTGGATGCTGAACGGCTCCCACTCCCTCATGGCCTACGCAGCACCGATCTTCGGCCATGCGACCGTGGCCGACGCCATCGGCGACCAAGTGGTGCGGGGCTGGGTTCAGAAGTGGTGGGAGGAAGCCGGCTCCGGACTTCAGGTCGAATGGGAGGACTACGCGGCAGCCCTCCTGGCTCGCTACGAGAACCCGAACATTCGTCACCTGCTGGCACAGATCGCACACGACGGTTCCCAGAAGATCCCCGTCCGCATCGCACCCACGCTGATCAATCAGCGCACGCAGGGTAAGCTCCCGGTCTCCGCAGTTAAGGCCGTTGCAGCCTGGATGCTCCACTTGCAGGGCTATGGCGCACCTGTTGTCGACAAGAGCGCCGACAAGGTCGCCAGCCAGCTGAACGACAACGCAACGAAGAATGCCGAAGTCGTTCTCAACTATGTGGCACCCGAGCTCAGCGGCGATGCCGAACTCGTCACCGCGATCGCCGATGCAGCAGAGGAAATCCTCAGCTTCGTCAAGGAATAA
- a CDS encoding NUDIX hydrolase, giving the protein MLESVISHLMSYSSIDPFQKQLKESYLVKVGADGEAMLWKPFGDQHITASCFVFSPDRSQILLTFHKKGQFWVQFGGHLEAGDDTLEAAAVREAREESGIEDLELTGGVVDLDRHDLHGGFTCSRHWDVGFAAIADPDAEFSVSDESEQVQWWPVDDLPSGVTPDLPLRIRRARLYLENVVEGN; this is encoded by the coding sequence GTGCTCGAATCTGTTATCTCTCACCTCATGTCCTACTCGTCGATCGACCCTTTCCAGAAGCAACTGAAGGAGTCATATCTCGTCAAGGTGGGTGCCGACGGTGAGGCCATGCTGTGGAAGCCGTTTGGCGATCAGCACATCACGGCGAGCTGCTTCGTGTTCTCACCGGACCGCAGCCAGATTTTGCTGACCTTTCACAAGAAGGGTCAGTTCTGGGTCCAGTTCGGCGGACATCTCGAAGCAGGCGACGACACGCTTGAGGCCGCCGCGGTTCGTGAAGCCCGCGAGGAAAGTGGGATCGAAGATCTTGAACTGACCGGGGGAGTTGTTGACCTCGATCGGCACGACCTGCACGGCGGTTTTACCTGTTCTCGCCACTGGGACGTTGGGTTTGCAGCGATTGCAGATCCGGATGCAGAGTTCTCCGTGAGTGACGAGAGCGAACAGGTGCAGTGGTGGCCGGTGGACGACCTGCCCTCCGGTGTTACACCCGACCTACCCCTGCGAATCAGACGGGCACGCCTCTACCTGGAAAACGTGGTCGAGGGTAACTAA
- a CDS encoding GntR family transcriptional regulator, which yields MDFSAQTPIYIQIADDIRRRVVTGELQAGDQLMSTTQYATTYRINPATANKAFATLVEEGLVEKRRGIGMFITPHAHETLTTAGRATYREETLFPAVAAGLELGLTPQQIIQLTTDLLKDAS from the coding sequence ATGGACTTCTCAGCCCAGACTCCCATCTACATCCAGATTGCGGATGACATCAGGAGGCGTGTTGTCACCGGAGAACTACAGGCAGGTGACCAACTTATGTCGACCACTCAGTACGCCACGACGTATCGGATCAATCCGGCAACCGCTAATAAGGCTTTCGCCACTCTGGTTGAAGAGGGCCTCGTTGAGAAGCGCCGTGGAATCGGCATGTTTATCACTCCTCATGCACACGAAACTCTGACAACCGCTGGTCGTGCAACGTACCGGGAGGAGACTCTCTTCCCCGCCGTTGCAGCCGGCCTCGAGCTCGGCCTTACCCCTCAGCAGATCATTCAACTCACCACCGACCTTCTCAAGGACGCATCATGA
- a CDS encoding ATP-binding cassette domain-containing protein — MTYSISMTNVSYAYGKKEALRGINAQIPAGTITGLLGRNGSGKSTLAMLLAGQMKAEGELLVNGTSPWENPEIMPNTVLVSDSTSIFLDNKLGRSSELWRNSRPNWDEDLYNELLDMWQLSEKDTYSSLSRGQQSAFVAALGLASQGELTIFDEVHLGMDVVVRQEFYDAMLASFVKKPRTIILSSHLVSEIENLIEEVLIVDRGKLIAAGFADDLREEHGQDGAQASLTDVLINLTGKRIGK; from the coding sequence ATGACTTACTCCATTTCTATGACGAACGTGTCGTACGCGTACGGCAAGAAGGAAGCTCTTCGCGGCATCAACGCACAGATTCCGGCCGGCACCATTACGGGCCTACTCGGTCGCAACGGCTCCGGGAAGTCCACGCTGGCAATGCTTCTTGCGGGTCAGATGAAGGCGGAGGGTGAGCTTCTCGTTAACGGAACCTCTCCCTGGGAGAATCCGGAGATCATGCCGAACACGGTCCTCGTATCGGATTCGACCTCAATCTTTCTCGATAACAAGCTCGGCAGGTCGTCCGAGCTGTGGCGAAACAGCCGCCCGAACTGGGATGAGGACCTCTACAACGAGCTTCTCGACATGTGGCAACTGTCCGAGAAGGACACCTATTCTTCACTATCCCGCGGGCAGCAGTCGGCTTTCGTTGCCGCTCTTGGCCTTGCGTCTCAGGGTGAGCTCACGATTTTCGACGAGGTCCATCTGGGCATGGATGTGGTGGTTCGCCAAGAGTTCTACGACGCCATGCTTGCCAGCTTCGTCAAGAAGCCCCGCACCATCATTCTCTCGTCGCATCTCGTGTCCGAAATCGAGAACCTCATCGAGGAAGTTCTCATTGTTGATCGCGGCAAGCTCATTGCAGCCGGCTTCGCCGATGATCTTCGCGAAGAGCACGGACAGGACGGTGCTCAGGCATCGCTCACCGATGTTCTGATCAACCTGACCGGAAAGAGGATAGGGAAATGA
- a CDS encoding TetR/AcrR family transcriptional regulator, with protein MNQQNESAEPRATSNTESASQASAPPPAANSPEQQGGDSGKRRVGRRAGRSATREEILNAARPMFAERGFAGTSIRAIAREAKVDPALVMHYFGDKEGLFRSALELPVNPREILSKVIEGDREKLPERIITTFLAVWEGPVTGEAMQAIVRRVFGEPDSFNLVRDFMGELIIESLSPALKDVPEEEARARISLVVSQMLGFVLGRYVVGLDSLQRMTHEEIVTYLEPTLRRYLLADLGDIDTSAGEHS; from the coding sequence GTGAATCAGCAAAACGAGTCGGCAGAACCGCGTGCCACCTCCAACACCGAATCAGCAAGCCAAGCATCCGCACCACCACCTGCCGCCAATTCCCCGGAGCAGCAGGGAGGCGATAGCGGGAAACGCCGCGTCGGCCGGCGGGCGGGTCGTTCCGCCACTCGTGAGGAGATCCTCAACGCCGCTCGTCCAATGTTTGCTGAACGCGGTTTTGCGGGAACATCCATCCGGGCAATAGCCCGCGAAGCAAAAGTGGATCCCGCTCTCGTCATGCATTACTTCGGCGATAAGGAGGGCCTGTTCCGTTCGGCTCTCGAGTTGCCCGTTAATCCCCGCGAAATTCTCAGTAAGGTCATCGAAGGCGACCGGGAGAAACTGCCGGAGCGGATCATCACGACCTTCCTGGCCGTGTGGGAAGGTCCGGTTACGGGCGAAGCGATGCAAGCAATTGTCCGCCGCGTCTTTGGCGAACCGGATTCATTCAACCTCGTACGTGACTTCATGGGCGAACTCATCATTGAATCCCTCTCCCCCGCTCTGAAAGATGTTCCCGAGGAAGAGGCGCGCGCTCGTATTTCTCTCGTTGTGTCCCAAATGCTCGGCTTTGTGCTCGGTCGCTACGTCGTTGGGTTGGATTCCCTGCAGCGCATGACACACGAAGAAATCGTCACATACTTGGAACCCACGCTCCGCAGATACCTGCTCGCCGATCTCGGCGACATCGACACCTCCGCCGGGGAACACTCATAA
- a CDS encoding ABC transporter ATP-binding protein, translated as MTTTPAVASEPAIAIRGLVKQFGSTTALDSLDLEVLRGETHGFLGPNGAGKSTTIRVLLGLLKADAGDVSLLGQDPWKNVVPLHRRLAYVPGDVVLWPGLSGGEAIDLLGNLRGRLDETRRKHLIERFELDPTKKGKQYSKGNRQKVAIIAALSSDVELLILDEPTAGLDPLMEAVFQEEIAAEKERGRTILLSSHVMSEVEALADRVSIIRQGKIIETGTLADLRGSERISIFATVRKLPSSPSELGPLINPVLNDHLLNASVAPENLTQAMTKLSALGLDQLEVSPASLEDLFLSHYSIGSSRETDIADPEGAR; from the coding sequence ATGACAACGACTCCAGCAGTAGCATCCGAACCCGCAATCGCTATCCGTGGTCTCGTCAAACAGTTCGGTAGCACCACCGCTCTTGACAGTCTCGATCTCGAGGTCCTTCGGGGTGAAACCCACGGCTTCCTTGGCCCGAACGGCGCAGGTAAGTCCACCACCATCAGGGTTCTCCTTGGCCTGCTGAAGGCAGATGCTGGGGACGTTAGCCTGCTAGGGCAGGATCCTTGGAAGAACGTTGTCCCACTGCACCGCAGGCTGGCCTACGTCCCGGGCGACGTGGTGCTGTGGCCGGGGCTATCGGGCGGGGAGGCCATCGATCTCCTGGGCAATCTACGAGGCCGACTGGACGAGACTCGACGCAAGCACCTTATCGAGCGTTTCGAACTTGATCCGACGAAGAAAGGCAAGCAGTATTCGAAGGGCAACCGTCAAAAGGTGGCCATTATTGCCGCGCTCTCCTCCGACGTTGAGCTCTTGATCCTTGATGAGCCCACCGCGGGACTGGATCCGCTTATGGAGGCGGTGTTTCAGGAGGAGATCGCTGCTGAGAAAGAGCGAGGGCGAACCATTCTCCTGTCGAGTCACGTCATGTCCGAGGTCGAGGCACTCGCCGACCGGGTCAGCATTATCCGACAGGGGAAGATCATCGAGACAGGTACCCTAGCCGATCTGCGCGGCTCCGAGCGTATTTCCATTTTCGCTACCGTTCGCAAGCTTCCCAGCTCGCCTTCCGAACTGGGGCCACTGATCAATCCGGTATTAAACGACCATCTGCTCAACGCATCGGTTGCTCCCGAGAATCTCACGCAGGCCATGACCAAGCTGTCGGCCCTTGGCCTCGATCAGCTCGAAGTCTCACCGGCCTCTCTCGAGGACCTGTTCCTGAGCCATTACTCCATTGGATCTTCGCGTGAAACAGACATTGCCGACCCGGAGGGCGCGCGATGA